Proteins from one Xenopus tropicalis strain Nigerian chromosome 1, UCB_Xtro_10.0, whole genome shotgun sequence genomic window:
- the fxn gene encoding frataxin, mitochondrial isoform X1, whose protein sequence is MSKLVRTLARKVTVSHHIWTASNCRVLCKWQHLETAGSSSSQYRGFQIFKIQTLQSFSHLLDPATRNSLLLCRRNAGTLSNTSSLDETTYEKLAEETLDSLAEFFEDLADQPFTPEDYDVSFGLQILNVLWAAAEKQNMGAISNHQAKNKNGVLTVKLGGDMGTYVINKQTPNKQIWLSSPTSGPKRYDWTGRTWVYSHDGVALHELLAKELSAVLKNKIDLSNLLYSHGNLK, encoded by the exons ATGTCAAAGCTTGTACGGACTCTCGCACGAAAGGTGACGGTGTCGCATCACATATGGACTGCATCCAATTGTAGAGTACTGTGTAAATGGCAACATCTGGAGACGGCTGGGAGTTCGAGCAGTCAGTACCGGGGCTTTCAAATATTTAAG ATCCAAACTCTTCAGTCTTTTAGCCACTTGCTGGACCCAGCTACAAGAAATAGTCTGCTTTTATGTAGAAGAAATGCAGGAACCCTTTCAAATACAAG CTCACTTGATGAAACAACCTATGAGAAGCTGGCAGAAGAGACTCTTGACTCTTTAGCAGAGTTCTTTGAGGATTTGGCTGACCAACCCTTCACACCAGAAGATTATGATGTTTCTTTTGGG TTGCAGATACTCAATGTGCTCTGGGCAGCAGCTGAGAAGCAAAACATGGGGGCCATCTCAAATCATCAAGCAAAAAATAAG aatggTGTACTCACAGTTAAACTGGGTGGAGACATGGGGACCTATGTGATCAACAAACAAactccaaacaagcagatatggCTGTCTTCTCCCACAAG TGGGCCCAAACGATACGACTGGACTGGAAGAACGTGGGTTTATTCTCATGATGGAGTTGCACTTCACGAGCTGTTGGCAAAAGAATTATCTGCagtactgaaaaataaaatagatcTATCAAATTTGCTTTATTCTCATGGGAATTTGAAATAG
- the fxn gene encoding frataxin, mitochondrial isoform X2, whose amino-acid sequence MSKLVRTLARKVTVSHHIWTASNCRVLCKWQHLETAGSSSSQYRGFQIFKIQTLQSFSHLLDPATRNSLLLCRRNAGTLSNTSSLDETTYEKLAEETLDSLAEFFEDLADQPFTPEDYDVSFGNGVLTVKLGGDMGTYVINKQTPNKQIWLSSPTSGPKRYDWTGRTWVYSHDGVALHELLAKELSAVLKNKIDLSNLLYSHGNLK is encoded by the exons ATGTCAAAGCTTGTACGGACTCTCGCACGAAAGGTGACGGTGTCGCATCACATATGGACTGCATCCAATTGTAGAGTACTGTGTAAATGGCAACATCTGGAGACGGCTGGGAGTTCGAGCAGTCAGTACCGGGGCTTTCAAATATTTAAG ATCCAAACTCTTCAGTCTTTTAGCCACTTGCTGGACCCAGCTACAAGAAATAGTCTGCTTTTATGTAGAAGAAATGCAGGAACCCTTTCAAATACAAG CTCACTTGATGAAACAACCTATGAGAAGCTGGCAGAAGAGACTCTTGACTCTTTAGCAGAGTTCTTTGAGGATTTGGCTGACCAACCCTTCACACCAGAAGATTATGATGTTTCTTTTGGG aatggTGTACTCACAGTTAAACTGGGTGGAGACATGGGGACCTATGTGATCAACAAACAAactccaaacaagcagatatggCTGTCTTCTCCCACAAG TGGGCCCAAACGATACGACTGGACTGGAAGAACGTGGGTTTATTCTCATGATGGAGTTGCACTTCACGAGCTGTTGGCAAAAGAATTATCTGCagtactgaaaaataaaatagatcTATCAAATTTGCTTTATTCTCATGGGAATTTGAAATAG
- the fxn gene encoding frataxin, mitochondrial isoform X3, protein MHEELNTLASRIQTLQSFSHLLDPATRNSLLLCRRNAGTLSNTSSLDETTYEKLAEETLDSLAEFFEDLADQPFTPEDYDVSFGLQILNVLWAAAEKQNMGAISNHQAKNKNGVLTVKLGGDMGTYVINKQTPNKQIWLSSPTSGPKRYDWTGRTWVYSHDGVALHELLAKELSAVLKNKIDLSNLLYSHGNLK, encoded by the exons ATGCATGAGGAATTGAACACCCTGGCATCTAGG ATCCAAACTCTTCAGTCTTTTAGCCACTTGCTGGACCCAGCTACAAGAAATAGTCTGCTTTTATGTAGAAGAAATGCAGGAACCCTTTCAAATACAAG CTCACTTGATGAAACAACCTATGAGAAGCTGGCAGAAGAGACTCTTGACTCTTTAGCAGAGTTCTTTGAGGATTTGGCTGACCAACCCTTCACACCAGAAGATTATGATGTTTCTTTTGGG TTGCAGATACTCAATGTGCTCTGGGCAGCAGCTGAGAAGCAAAACATGGGGGCCATCTCAAATCATCAAGCAAAAAATAAG aatggTGTACTCACAGTTAAACTGGGTGGAGACATGGGGACCTATGTGATCAACAAACAAactccaaacaagcagatatggCTGTCTTCTCCCACAAG TGGGCCCAAACGATACGACTGGACTGGAAGAACGTGGGTTTATTCTCATGATGGAGTTGCACTTCACGAGCTGTTGGCAAAAGAATTATCTGCagtactgaaaaataaaatagatcTATCAAATTTGCTTTATTCTCATGGGAATTTGAAATAG
- the fxn gene encoding frataxin, mitochondrial isoform X4 translates to MLLTEIQTLQSFSHLLDPATRNSLLLCRRNAGTLSNTSSLDETTYEKLAEETLDSLAEFFEDLADQPFTPEDYDVSFGLQILNVLWAAAEKQNMGAISNHQAKNKNGVLTVKLGGDMGTYVINKQTPNKQIWLSSPTSGPKRYDWTGRTWVYSHDGVALHELLAKELSAVLKNKIDLSNLLYSHGNLK, encoded by the exons ATGTTACTCACTGAG ATCCAAACTCTTCAGTCTTTTAGCCACTTGCTGGACCCAGCTACAAGAAATAGTCTGCTTTTATGTAGAAGAAATGCAGGAACCCTTTCAAATACAAG CTCACTTGATGAAACAACCTATGAGAAGCTGGCAGAAGAGACTCTTGACTCTTTAGCAGAGTTCTTTGAGGATTTGGCTGACCAACCCTTCACACCAGAAGATTATGATGTTTCTTTTGGG TTGCAGATACTCAATGTGCTCTGGGCAGCAGCTGAGAAGCAAAACATGGGGGCCATCTCAAATCATCAAGCAAAAAATAAG aatggTGTACTCACAGTTAAACTGGGTGGAGACATGGGGACCTATGTGATCAACAAACAAactccaaacaagcagatatggCTGTCTTCTCCCACAAG TGGGCCCAAACGATACGACTGGACTGGAAGAACGTGGGTTTATTCTCATGATGGAGTTGCACTTCACGAGCTGTTGGCAAAAGAATTATCTGCagtactgaaaaataaaatagatcTATCAAATTTGCTTTATTCTCATGGGAATTTGAAATAG
- the mlana gene encoding melanoma antigen recognized by T-cells 1 isoform X2, giving the protein MPRPDSARTLGAYSSSGKGYAYRGLSVEETAGIAILAIIIAVVFVIGCWYYKKRSGYKILKNQHFGSAAIRSFLGGSNENTECKVPLQDYSTITSVVPGAPPAYEKISSESQPPPYTP; this is encoded by the exons ATGCCACGCCCTGACTCAGCACGTACCCTAGGCGCATACAGCAGCTCAGGCAAAGGCTATGCATACAGAGGGCTAAGCGTGGAGGA GACAGCTGGAATAGCTATTCTTGCTATCATCATAGCTGTTGTATTTGTCATTGGCTGCTGGTATTATAAAAAGCGAAGTGGCTACAAAATCCTTAAG AACCAACATTTCGGCTCTGCTGCTATCAGGTCCTTTCTTGGGGGATCCAATGAGAATACAGAATGTAAGGTGCCATTACAAGACTACAGTACCATAACCTCTGTG GTACCTGGTGCCCCACCAGCCTACGAGAAAATATCATCAGAGTCACAGCCTCCACCATATACCCCATGA
- the mlana gene encoding melanoma antigen recognized by T-cells 1 isoform X1, with amino-acid sequence MSRNSFYFAFHTARKCGRLAMPRPDSARTLGAYSSSGKGYAYRGLSVEETAGIAILAIIIAVVFVIGCWYYKKRSGYKILKNQHFGSAAIRSFLGGSNENTECKVPLQDYSTITSVVPGAPPAYEKISSESQPPPYTP; translated from the exons ATGTCaagaaattcattttattttgctttccacACAGCCAGGAAGTGTGGACGATTAGCAATGCCACGCCCTGACTCAGCACGTACCCTAGGCGCATACAGCAGCTCAGGCAAAGGCTATGCATACAGAGGGCTAAGCGTGGAGGA GACAGCTGGAATAGCTATTCTTGCTATCATCATAGCTGTTGTATTTGTCATTGGCTGCTGGTATTATAAAAAGCGAAGTGGCTACAAAATCCTTAAG AACCAACATTTCGGCTCTGCTGCTATCAGGTCCTTTCTTGGGGGATCCAATGAGAATACAGAATGTAAGGTGCCATTACAAGACTACAGTACCATAACCTCTGTG GTACCTGGTGCCCCACCAGCCTACGAGAAAATATCATCAGAGTCACAGCCTCCACCATATACCCCATGA